A region from the Spea bombifrons isolate aSpeBom1 chromosome 7, aSpeBom1.2.pri, whole genome shotgun sequence genome encodes:
- the LOC128502367 gene encoding uncharacterized protein LOC128502367, with amino-acid sequence MVGVKPSVLLVLCWAVISGESHNLIKNAKEQKVEGQLLISEVNTDNPGLDTTEFVELYHTSGHNVSLDGYTLVFYNGKTNTAYMVLNLTGLSTDKNGFFLIGSLMVNPRPSIIVPKNTIQNGPDAIVIYFGNGPYRENMKITRDGLVDALVHKAKATEQADILQTVLTPGVEAFLEDSSFHTSDESIGRCLEIDGQWTFRMTHISPGSENFCKGFPAVVISEVSSPYAQYLYVEIQGPPSTPLSGLVLAFIRGDDQNVYYTTDIRGYTNQEGFYVLENEKYSNRAQQSLPDSVRLFTKGGGAVALYLGKTTGILPNTSFPTSGLVDAVVYGDYEDMGPHPLQDLTLDHPIIYWHSGDVNISASRCSVTVGEPAIFMLRGNSPGQTNDCPPQSSPRHIMVCFKISDCSQWTGNQILLDLLSSMIRSLQTLCSCNLPLNVVTDASLSCRSDFLTLNAKQNTTLGLQGVDLTEVLHKFVTSGSSLTVGNRNAAVMPTCSLPTTNPTKPPVVVTDASPASGSPGLLISEVNPNTPGSAEDTEYVELYHPKNTSVGLTGYWLVFYNGKNNMAYYTLDLKGFQTDKNGYFLVGNPRVSPKPHVTMPINTLQNGADAVALYYRPQKPFKKNMAVTSHGLVDAVVYVSQVGDDADGLLKVLTPGQKAVHEDERFHQEDESLSRCYGLMPLNQSGFKVTRLTPLSDNDCQSPLPSHLPPVTPVPPETSSPSATAVISEAGVLSGFEPYDFIELKGTPGSELDRLTMVLYGAGGKVYNRFGLEGTIGANGYYLISIKGKRDQLLPSLSRPGLSGPEALALYAGSPEHFPVGSSLTKKGLLDAIVYSMEEEPTAEFLKDLGKDTIILNEKRLVSVSLCPHPGNLSAPLMLPVTMPSPGSANLCPSSVTPIRINNCKDSHTDCSKWENVTQKALDSLKNSLSEFMQHDCSCAMPPAYIQDMKITCVDSRLSISSHVLSSVENQHLVQKWSQEHADRHFTLHGPFQPSECYITVPSEDPSSGSLPADHVALLVVPILLLVCGLVVLAFYLHKRRTRLAQNYTTIEMNPQTELISD; translated from the exons ATGGTAGGAGTCAAGCCAAGTGTGTTGTTGGTGCTGTGCTGGGCTGTAATATCGGGAGAATCCCACAACCTTATTAAAAACGCCAAGGAACAAAAGGTGGAAGGACAGCTACTCATTAGTGAGGTGAACACAGACAATCCAGGACTTGATACTACTGAGTTTGTGGAACTCTATCACACCAGCGGACACAATGTTTCTCTTGATGGTTATACCTTGGTCTTCTACAATGGCAAAACTAACACCGCTTATATGGTTCTGAACCTGACCGGACTTTCAACAGATAAGAACGGGTTCTTCTTAATCGGCTCACTAATGGTAAACCCAAGACCTTCCATCATTGTCCCAAAGAACACCATCCAAAATGGGCCAGACGCCATTGTCATCTATTTTGGAAATGGTCCTTACAGGGAAAACATGAAGATTACTAGGGATGGCTTGGTGGATGCCCTGGTCCATAAAGCTAAAGCCACAGAGCAAGCTGATATTTTGCAAACTGTCCTTACGCCTGGGGTCGAAGCCTTTCTGGAAGACTCCAGCTTTCACACATCTGATGAGTCTATCGGGAGGTGCTTGGAAATCGATGGCCAGTGGACCTTTCGAATGACGCATATATCTCCAGGCAGCGAAAACTTCTGCAAAGGCTTCCCAGCCGTGGTCATAAGTGAGGTGTCTTCTCCTTACGCTCAGTATCTATATGTAGAAATCCAAGGACCTCCATCTACGCCTCTGTCTGGACTGGTACTGGCGTTTATTCGTGGAGATGACCAAAACGTATACTATACAACAGATATTAGAGGTTATACCAACCAAGAGGGATTCTATGTCCTTGAGAATGAGAAATACAGTAATCGTG CACAGCAAAGCCTGCCAGATTCAGTACGTTTGTTCACCAAGGGCGGTGGGGCTGTGGCCCTGTATTTGGGGAAGACCACTGGAATTTTGCCAAACACGAGCTTTCCTACAAGTGGTTTAGTGGATGCCGTGGTGTACGGTGATTATGAGGATATGGGTCCTCATCCCCTTCAGGATTTGACCCTGGACCATCCCATCATATATTGGCATAGCGG AGATGTTAACATTTCTGCCAGCCGCTGCAGCGTCACCGTGGGGGAGCCAGCCATCTTCATGCTAAGAGGCAACTCTCCTGGCCAAACCAATGACTGCCCTCCACAAAGCAGCCCTCGTCATATCATGGTGTGCTTCAAGATATCCG ACTGTTCCCAATGGACTGGAAATCAAATTCTCTTAGACCTTCTGTCTTCCATGATCCGCTCCCTGCAAACTCTCTGCAGCTGTAACTTGCCTCTGAACGTCGTCACAG ATGCCAGCCTTTCCTGCCGGTCTGATTTTCTAACCCTCAACGCCAAGCAAAACACCACATTGGGATTACAAGGTGTTGACCTGACTGAAGTTCTCCATAAATTTGTGACATCGGGAAGTTCCCTAACTGTTGGAAACAGAAATGCCGCGGTCATGCCAACCTGTTCGCTGCCTACAACTAATCCAACAAAGCCGCCAG TGGTCGTTACTGATGCTTCTCCTGCATCCGGCAGTCCTGGCCTCCTAATCAGTGAGGTGAACCCAAACACTCCTGGTTCGGCTGAGGACACAGAATACGTCGAGCTTTATCACCCCAAGAACACGTCCGTAGGCCTCACTGGCTACTGGCTGGTTTTCTACAACGGGAAAAACAACATGGCCTATTACACTTTAGATCTCAAAGGCTTTCAGACGGACAAGAATGGCTACTTCTTGGTGGGAAACCCTAGGGTGTCGCCAAAACCTCACGTTACAATGCCCATCAACACTTTACAAAATGGCGCAGACGCGGTGGCTTTGTATTACCGTCCTCAAAAGccctttaagaaaaatatggcaGTGACGTCTCATGGGTTGGTCGATGCTGTGGTTTATGTGTCCCAGGTTGGAGACGACGCGGACGGACTATTGAAGGTTCTTACACCTGGCCAGAAAGCAGTGCACGAGGATGAAAGGTTCCATCAGGAAGACGAGTCGTTGAGTCGATGCTATGGACTGATGCCCCTCAACCAATCCGGATTCAAG GTTACCAGGCTCACCCCTCTATCAGATAATGATTGTCAAAGTCCTCTTCCATCCCACCTTCCGCCTGTGACCCCCGTCCCCCCTGAGACTTCTTCCCCTAGCGCGACCGCGGTGATCAGCGAGGCAGGAGTGTTAAGCGGTTTTGAGCCGTATGACTTCATTGAGCTGAAGGGGACGCCGGGCAGCGAGCTGGATCGGCTGACGATGGTTCTGTACGGCGCGGGCGGGAAGGTCTACAACCGGTTTGGCCTAGAAGGCACGATAGGAGCAAACGGTTACTACCTGATAAGCATCAAAGGAAAAAGAG ATCAGCTGCTTCCATCTCTGTCTCGCCCCGGCCTCTCAGGTCCAGAAGCCTTGGCTCTCTACGCTGGAAGTCCAGAACATTTTCCTGTGGGGTCAAGCTTGACCAAAAAGGGTCTCTTGGATGCCATTGTGTACTCCATGGAAGAGGAGCCAACGGCTGAATTCCTGAAGGACTTGGGGAAAGACACcatcattttaaatgaaaaacg GTTGGTGTCCGTCAGCCTCTGTCCACATCCTGGAAATCTTTCCGCTCCACTTATGTTACCCGTTACGATGCCCAGTCCGGGTTCGGCAAACCTGTGCCCCTCCAGTGTCACTCCAATACGTATCAACAACTGCAAGGACTCCCATACAG ACTGCTCCAAGTGGGAGAACGTGACGCAGAAGGCACTGGACAGTCTAAAGAACTCATTAAGCGAATTCATGCAACATGACTGCTCGTGCGCCATGCCTCCTGCCTACATACAAG ATATGAAGATCACGTGTGTCGATAGTCGGCTGTCTATCTCTAGCCATGTTCTGTCATCTGTGGAGAACCAACATCTCGTCCAGAAATGGAGCCAGGAACACGCCGACCGCCATTTTACTTTGCATGGACCTTTCCAGCCTTCGGAGTGTTATATCACTGTACCAAGTGAGG ACCCGTCCTCAGGATCCTTACCAGCAGACCATGTGGCTCTTCTCGTCGTACCAATCCTTCTGTTGGTCTGTGGCTTGGTTGTACTTGCATTCTACCTGCATAAGAG GAGGACCAGGCTTGCTCAGAATTACACCACCATAGAAATGAATCCACAGACAGAGCTGATTTCGGACTAA
- the LOC128502371 gene encoding uncharacterized protein LOC128502371: protein MGRLDEQAKNRIVVLRKAGLSFRKIKKVLELDNIKVTPQAIYLFLKRKNVEPEKSPVVPPSSVPKEKPWESGHPWALVQENGGQGHGVKDRRTLGNKHNEMANSGRSQEAVREEGIKIVSVTSLSNMKQEYQPPSTTTGISQRQTLRQTNDCVVRQAHPLTATSLRQPAVLPATSHHSHGRARTPLPGPRNPALLVTKKIVDRAINVQKKVIFQNGTPMLAHSGHYPPSTTVTHRPPTLRPVAAACSRIRDASTQTAPPPSANAEQFETIRGELQRLTQAVQTLMDRQSRWEQEQNRQRQCNHQEVLLQIQQLGATLTARSSYGQEPDTPLPDIGQFKMELL from the exons aTGGGGCGACTGGATGAACAAGCGAAGAACAGGATTGTAGTGTTGAGGAAAGCTGGCCTCAGCTTCCGTAAGATCAAGAAAGTTCTTGAGTTGGACAACATAAAAGTAACGCCGCAAGCTATCTACCTCTTCCTGAAACGTAAGAACGTTGAGCCTGAAAAGTCACCGGTGGTGCCGCCGTCATCGGTTCCCAAAGAGAAGCCGTGGGAGAGCGGACATCCCTGGGCCTTGGTGCAGGAGAATGGCGGCCAGGGTCATGGTGTTAAAGATAGAAGGACTTTGGGTAACAAACACAACGAAATGGCAAACAGTGGGAGATCGCAAGAAGCAGTCAGGGAGGAAGGCATTAAGATAGTGAGCGTGACCTCTTTGTCCAACATGAAGCAAGAATATCAACCTCCGTCAACCACAACAGGCATATCGCAGAGGCAAACCCTACGGCAGACGA ATGACTGCGTCGTACGCCAGGCCcacccacttacagccaccaGTCTTCGCCAGCCGGCAGTCCTCCCGGCGACTTCCCATCACTCGCATGGCAGAGCGAGGACTCCGCTCCCTGGCCCAAGGAACCCAGCTTTACTGGTCACGAAAAAGATTGTGGACAGAGCCATCAACGTGCAGAAAAAG GTTATTTTTCAGAACGGGACCCCAATGCTGGCTCATAGCGGACACTACCCTCCTTCCACCACTGTTACCCACCGGCCACCAACTTTGAGACCAGTAGCTGCAGCATGTTCGCGG ATAAGAGATGCCAGCACTCAGACCGCTCCTCCGCCGTCTGCGAACGCAGAGCAGTTTGAAACCATCAGAGGAGAGCTTCAGAGATTGACACAAGCCGTGCAGACGCTAATGGACAGACAGAGCCGCTGGGAGCAGGAACAGAACAGGCAGCGTCAGTGCAACCACCAGGAGGTGCTATTGCAAATCCAACAGTTAGGGGCCACATTAACAGCAAGGAGTTCTTATGGACAGGAGCCGGACACCCCACTCCCTGATATCGGACAATTCAAAATGGAGCTTTTGTGA
- the RNPS1 gene encoding RNA-binding protein with serine-rich domain 1 produces MAAPRQSERDGLSELRRERQRKAGKMAPSPTKRKERSEDRTKERTKEKTAGKEATDKERGRDKARKRRSASSGSSSSSSSSSSSSGSSSGSSSGSSSSSASSRSGSSSSSRSSSSSSSSGSPSPSRRRHDNRRRSRSKSKQPKRDEKERKRRSPSPRPTKVHIGRLTRNVTKDHILEIFSTYGKIKMIDMPLDRTHLHLSKGYAYVEFEAPEDADKALKHMDGGQIDGQEITASAVLTPRPMRAMPRRFSPPRRMMPPPPMWRRSPPRMRRRSRSPRRRSPVRRRSRSPARRRHRSRSSSNSSR; encoded by the exons ATGGCGGCCCCGCGTCAGAGTGAGCGCGACGGCTTATCCGAGCTCAGACGAGAGAGGCAGCGGAAGGCCGGAAAAAT GGCTCCTTCTCCCACCAAGCGAAAGGAGCGTTCAGAAGACAGGACCAAAGAGCGGACTAAGGAAAAGACTGCGGGCAAAGAAGCCACGGATAAAGAAAGAGGGCGCGATAAAGCGAGGAAGAGACGCAGCGCCTCCAGcgggagcagcagcagtag TTCATCCTCCAGCTCCTCATCCGGATCCAGTTCTGGTTCCAGCTCAGGTTCCAGTTCCTCGTCTGCTTCCAGCCGGTCGGGAAGCTCCAGTTCCTCTCGCAGTTCCAGTTCCAGCAGCTCATCGGGGTCTCCAAGCCCATCAAGACGCCGCCACGATAACAGACGACGTTCCCGCTCAAA atCTAAACAGCCCAAACGTGATGAGAAGGAGAGGAAGAGAAGGAGCCCCAGCCCACGACCCACCAAAGTGCACATCGGGCGCCTGACAAGGAACGTCACCAAG GATCATATTCTAGAGATCTTCTCGACGTATGGAAAGATTAAAATGATTGACATGCCACTGGACCGCACACACCTCCATCTATCCAAGGGTTATGCCTATGTGGAGTTTGAGGCACCTGAAGATGCAGACAAGGCCCTAAAGCATATGGATGGGG GACAGATTGATGGCCAGGAAATCACAGCTTCTGCGGTTCTTACCCCACGACCCATGCGTGCAATGCCTCGGCGGTTCAGTCCTCCCCGCAGGATGATGCCCCCTCCCCCTATGTGGCGCCGTTCTCCCCCACGTATGAGGAGAAG GTCCCGGTCCCCCCGCCGCCGCTCACCTGTCCGCCGTCGTTCACGCTCACCGGCCCGCCGCCGTCATCGCAGCCGTTCCAGCTCCAATTCATCGCGGTGA
- the TELO2 gene encoding telomere length regulation protein TEL2 homolog encodes MLNSAAGLPGKTPMDPCAGSVSGALQEAIAELSKISDGDRLVKVLRSVKRYMTTENGSAPDQDKAEFRRTHYTPFLRFLVGQMGPQWAALLTSERMELWDSFFLEGPADQAFLVLMDSLGHTGPSICRDRCAHVLERFLQREALADVIWEVCRQQLEATPTPVLHEAILGRICSLPDHVANCLQKHTKPFFYPKNYYPCVAGSILRVLRMVSDSLRDGKGCSISFVSQVLGKVCMQGRQKELLSVLVPHLITLVQSDCIWQRICWRLVESVPDRWMEPVVTGFVQIAQGSSALSILLGDVVLKNKKAEFLLTQKMLFLQYGLKKGELQSILGYISMDNSRRLLLVKILRQLLEVWSSGSVVKHSPRAQLLHVSRSILICLSLLNKEEIESCRTDLLFALTSGTRFYLDSSLPNNRYLGMVVAECISQHIDSEGAKLSFQYEEDEEIKELKSLLSPPCVCSSDLGDRVKVPLESSPSKVSLPRNDVKPEESSKSEHRSDSELDSDDDLTPYDMSGDTELKNCNAPAYIRDCMEVLLSDDIDKVEVAMTSLATLIRGNVAATKEVSVELSKILLHLDDRPGIENFPQLRHGALVAVTVVDPVPVSQYLTGEFYSLNYSLRQRMDILDVLASAAKDLSELVTTGKAVAHNLRSASKLRNTEAPVDWRKVVEERIESKTRRFAKGSSVAAPVSAPNSFHPVAGHFFFPLIQNFDRPVVTFDLMGEDCLVLGRMVHTLGILMHLAIHATVAPQMGKALLEFVWVLRYHNDSFVRQGLLFCVSTVLLSVPWERLMTDMVEEILETQRWLADVTEKDPDDDCRRIALNGLLLMEKMRKNLQGKS; translated from the exons ATGTTAAACAGCGCAGCGG GACTACCTGGAAAAACTCCAATGGATCCGTGTGCTGGTTCTGTGAGCGGAGCGCTTCAAGAGGCCATAGCGGAGCTCTCTAAAATTAGTGATGGCGACAGGCTGGTTAAAGTGCTAAGGAGTGTTAAACGTTATATGACCACGGAGAACGGCTCTGCCCCAGACCAGGACAAAGCAGAGTTTAGGAGGACGCACTACACCCCGTTCCTGAGGTTTTTAGTGGGCCAGATGGGGCCCCAGTGGGCAGCCCTGCTGACTTCAGAGAGGATGGAGCTGTGGGACAGTTTCTTCCTGGAAGGACCGGCGGATCAGGCGTTCCTGGTGCTGATGGATAGTTTGGGTCACACTGG GCCCAGCATCTGCCGAGACCGTTGTGCGCATGTTCTGGAGCGATTCCTGCAGCGGGAAGCACTGGCCGATGTAATCTGGGAGGTTTGCCGGCAGCAGCTTGAGGCTACCCCAACCCCTGTCCTGCATGAGGCTATCCTTGGGAGGATATGTAGCTTACCGGATCATGTAGCCAACTGCcttcaaaaacacacaaagccctTCTTCTATCCGAAGAACTATTACCCTTGTGTGGCAGGCTCCATCTTACGTGTCCTGCGCATGGTCTCCGATTCCCTCAGAG ACGGCAAGGGCTGCTCCATATCCTTTGTGTCTCAAGTCCTGGGCAAAGTCTGCATGCAAGGGAGGCAAA AGGAATTGCTTTCCGTCCTGGTGCCACACCTGATCACCCTTGTCCAATCAGATTGTATCTGGCAGAGGATCTGCTGGCGATTGGTGGAATCTGTGCCAGACAGATGGATGGAGCCGGTAGTCACCGGGTTTGTGCAGATAGCCCAAGG ATCTTCAGCTCTATCCATATTGCTGGGGGATGTGGTTTTGAAAAACAAGAAGGCAGAATTCCTGCTTACCCAAAAGATGCTGTTTCTGCAGTACGGCCTCAAG AAAGGGGAACTGCAAAGCATTCTGGGATATATTTCAATGGATAATAGCCGCAGACTATTATTGGTCAAG ATCTTGCGGCAGCTCCTCGAGGTTTGGTCATCGGGCAGTGTGGTCAAACATTCTCCCCGTGCCCAGCTGCTGCACGTAAGCCGCTCCATCCTCATCTGTCTGAGTCTTCTTAACAAGGAGGAGATAGAGTCCTGTCGGACAG ACCTACTCTTTGCATTGACCTCTGGAACCCGCTTTTACTTGGATAGTTCTCTCCCTAACAACAGATACCTGGGAATGGTAGTGGCTGAATGTATAAGCCAACACATTGACTCTGAGGGTGCCAAGCTCTCGTTTCAG TATGAGGAGGACGAGGAGATCAAAGAACTGAAGTCCTTGCTATCACCTCCTTGTGTTTGCTCCTCCGACCTCGGAGACAGAGTCAAGGTCCCGTTGGAGAG CTCACCTTCCAAAGTGTCACTTCCCAGAAATGATGTTAAACCCGAGGAAAGCTCCAAGTCTGAGCACAGATCTGATTCAGAACTCGACAG TGATGATGACCTGACGCCGTATGACATGAGCGGGGATACAGAATTAAAGAACTGCAACGCCCCGGCCTATATCCGTGACTGCATGGAAG TGCTGTTGTCTGATGACATTGACAAAGTAGAGGTGGCCATGACATCCCTGGCGACGCTGATCCGTGGAAATGTAGCAGCCACCAAAGAG GTCAGCGTCGAACTTTCCAAGATCCTGTTGCATCTCGATGACCGACCCGGCATTGAGAACTTTCCGCAGCTGCGTCACGGAGCTCTGGTGGCTGTCACGGTGGTGGACCCCGTGCCG GTTTCCCAGTATCTTACTGGTGAGTTCTATTCCCTTAACTACAGCCTGCGGCAGAGGATGGATATTTTAGAT GTGTTGGCATCGGCAGCAAAGGACCTTTCTGAGCTGGTGACCACCGGTAAAGCGGTGGCCCACAATCTCCGCTCTGCCAGCAAGCTGAGAAATACCGAGGCTCCTGTCGACTGGAGGAAGGTTGTGGAGGAGAGGATTGAAAGCAAGACGCGGAGGTTCGCCAAG GGGTCTTCAGTTGCTGCTCCAGTCTCGGCCCCGAACAGTTTCCATCCCGTAGCCGGAcatttcttcttccctctcatTCAGAACTTTGACAG GCCTGTTGTGACATTTGACCTCATGGGAGAGGACTGTCTGGTGCTCGGACGGATGGTTCACACTCTTGGTATCTTGATGCACCTTGCAATACACGCCACG GTTGCACCTCAGATGGGGAAGGCACTCTTGGAATTTGTGTGGGTTCTCCGATACCACAACGATTC GTTTGTGAGACAAGGTCTCCTGTTTTGCGTCTCCACCGTTCTTCTGAGCGTACCTTGGGAGCGGCTAATGACGGACATGGTAGAGGAGATCCTGGAAACCCAGCGTTGGTTGGCAG ACGTGACGGAGAAGGACCCCGATGATGACTGCCGTCGAATAGCTTTGAACGGCCTGCTGCTGATGGAGAAGATGAGAAAAAACCTTCAGGGGAAATCCTAG